The Phyllopteryx taeniolatus isolate TA_2022b chromosome 13, UOR_Ptae_1.2, whole genome shotgun sequence nucleotide sequence AGGTACCGTGTGGATATATCAGTACgactgcaactaacgattattttaataatgattACGTTTTTAAATTTCGATCAtatatttccattttaaatttcCAACCCTTTATTAAAACccaggacatttcaaattgaccgTGTAGCCCAAACATAAATTAGGATTCAGTTAGTGGTTTGGTCTGTaatatgtcagaaaatgggcaaaaaattgATTTGGATCCATGTGATCGGTTGATCTCACTCATGGATGACTGGTATCGGAATCGGCACTATAAAACTGATTGGAACACCTCTAGAATTAACCGATTACattcaaactaaaaataaaaaaatattcttcttCTGCTACGAACCCAGACTAAACTTACtaaaagcttgtctctcagtcgagatctatcatttcaacatacttccttggtaCCAATGTGCTACTTTGCTTTTAGAAAGGGTGGCATCTTGGGGTATTTCAGAAcgagcacaaaaaaatgcaaatagattCCACAGAAGAACGTGAATAGTGAACTGCAAATATACCTTGGATTACTgaacaagcaattaaaaagtcacttttgcATACATCCCTTCAATAGGTATAAATGTTGTCGTGTTCAAGGAagccattttgtgttttttagttGTCACTGCCCTGGTGATGGCTCACCGGGGGCCGCTCGTCGCCGTCATCACGACGCTCCTCGGCGCCACCTTTGGGGGTCTGCTCGTGTGGCGAGCGTTCAGCACCAAGAGGAAGCGGCCGCCTTCCGTCCAGAGGGAACCGCCGCTTCCTGTCGCCGCAGAAGCCGACCGGCGCCCCCTACATGAGGAGTTTGAGGCTGCGGCGTGTGAGAAGACCAGGGCGGCCCCTCCCCTGTGCATCCCGTCCTCCGAACAGCTGCTGGCGACGACGCCAATGATGGTGAGCTCACTGGAGGAATGGCGGCAGCTGTGGCCACCGATGCAGGAAGACCTGGCGGCGGTCCCGGTGCTGGGACTCGACTGCGAATGGGTAAAGATCAAAGAATTTTAGTGAGAACCAAATCAGCCTAAGGCTGGGGGAAATAATCAATTAGATCAattaattcaagtttatttgaatgacttttttttcatagcTGCTTCTGTAGTTCTAATTGCAATCAAGTCACAGTATTACGGCAATAATGTAGTTTTACCACAACTGTcttactaaataaataaaattcataaTTTCAGGAGGCTTGTCATTTTGAGAAGAAAATAGCAATTTTAgttgaaaaaaagttgcaactTTACGTGGGTAAACCCATTGTTTCATGATggaaaagtcatcattttacgATGTAGTTTTACAAGAAGTATATCGTAGTTGATACAATTACAACTTAGGAGGGTAGTGgcaattttcagaaaaaaaagctgcagtTTTAGTTGAGGAAAGTGATaactttttgtggaaaaaaaaaaaataaaaaaaaaaacatccctagATTTACCCGTGCAGGAAAACGCTGACTGTTTCGTTCTTTGCACAGGTATCAGAGAAGGGCCGCCCTCAAGTGGTCTCCCTGCTCCAGATGGCGTCTTATTCCGGCCGGTGCGTGCTGGTACGGCTTCCGGCGTTCGGCGACGCGCAGCTCCCGCCAGACCTGATGGAGGTCCTGCGTGACCCGCACGTCCTGAAGGCGGGTGTCGGTTGCCACGACGATGGCAAGCGGCTGACTCGCGACTACGGGGTGTCGCTGACCAGCACAGTGGACCTGCGCCACCTGGCCCTGAGGCAAAAGTGTGTTCCCCGCCGTTTgttgcagttttatttttttcctccctcaacTATTtgaggcttgttttttttttttttttcgttttttccCAGGCAGGTGCCGGTGAGCAACGGACTTGGCCTGAAGTCGCTGTCAGCCGACGTGTTGAACGTTTCGCTGGACAAGTCGCTGGAACTGCGATGTAGCGACTGGGAGGCAGACAAGCTGACGCCGGAGCAGGTTCTTAATCTCATTTTTCCCTCCACCAAGGAATTTGTTTTCAGAGGCAGTATTATACAAAAACATCTTAACTGGAACTCCTCAAAACCTGCTAAAAACTTttatcacttttatttttatatacagtggaccccacaTATTTGCTTTTCGGCACTCGTGGCTTCACCTATTTGCGGATTTTCTTtcagttgtgtttttaattaattaattgattttaaccaaccccttttttggggggggggcaagcttCTTGGCAGTATATCCCTGCCTATTCAAGAATTTGGGGGGTTTAATAAGCAAATACATCGTTTAAtctccattacatttacacttaattactgtatagatctaaattttttttagatgacgTACGCCGCCAGGGACGCCCAAGTGTCCGTTGCTCTCTTCTTCCACCTGCTCGGTCTCCGCCCCGAAGCCGACCCCGCTTGCACCCACGGGCTCTCCTACGCCGTGTTGGCCGCTCGCTGCCAGGGGCTGTTCGACGTGCCGTTCAGGGGCCGGGGGGCCGACGAGCGCAGTGACGTCGGCAATGGCAGCACAGAGAGGACAACGCGAATGCGCAGGCCCCTGATGGGCACGTCCTCGAGCCCGGAGTCTGGAGATCTGCAAATCCCAGACCCCAGGAAGAACAACAAAAGGAAGCCACTGGGTGTGGGCTACTCTGcaaggtgagctggagtccagTCAGTCATTTTGGCTGTTGTGCGAGTGGAACTTTTCACCATGACGTCAGACGTACTTCTTTTGTGATATTTATTTGGCGGTGCAATTAATAAACACAAGTtattgtgagtgttttcatttcaggTCACTTTTGCGTTCTGCCACCTCAAGTTCCCCAGTGCACCTTCCAGTGTCTATTGAAGTGAACTAAAGCACTTCCTGTCATCTCGCAGGAAGTCTCCTCTCTACGATAACTGCTACCTGCACGCCCCCGACGGTCAGCCGCTTTGCACGTGTGACAAGAAGAAAGCCAAGTGGTACCTGGATAAAGGAATAGGAGGTACGTTGGCGTGACAGGGTGTTTAGGCCCTTTCACCAGACGCGCGCTTCTTCCGCCCCGTTGTGTTGAACGCAAATTTTGCTGCCCGACAAGTATTTTAACGCGACCTTGCCACGTGGCAAGATCGAGCTTTGGACGGTTTCTGTATGAACTGCACCAAAACCAAACAGGGAGACGAAGTCCACACAGCCTTTTTGCGCCTTTGAATGTAGTGTCAGTGCCGTAATAGAGGCAGGACAGCTCCTGCGCGTATGAAAATTCCCCAATGCCGTGATAAAGTTGTGCCGTTTGACACCCGACTGGATGTGGCGCTTGTGTTTCAGTGCTCCAAAGTGAGGATCCGTTTGTGGTGAGACTTCTGTTCGAGCCGTCGGGACGTCCAGACTCCCAGCAGGACTACTACCTCACCGCCAAGGAGAACCTATGCGTGGTCTGCGGGAGAGCAGACTCTTACATCAGGTCTGCTTTTACCCGAAATGTTTTGCACACACAAATTATCCCggaagagtgtttttttttttttttttttttcagggtagAAATTAAAGCCCGAGCGATTTATCAGTGGCTAGACTATAGCATATCACAGATAAATCATCTGGGCATTTCCAaaccaaattatcttgcaaacctgataaaaggacaAGAAAGattacataaaaagaaaagaatgatgGCGTGGGATCTTGAAGACAGGAtttcaagccagagttagggtttcaagtgggtgtttcaaattagggtttcaagcctgcgTTAAGGTTTaagagtagggtttcaagccaaaggTTCAGGGTTCAAGCCTGTGTTAGTTTGTCCAAATAAGCTACGCCGTTCTAGATGCTAAAAAGGATGACTCGGCATGGACGTGATGTGTGGTGCCGCCGCCCTCGCAGGAAGAACATCGTCCCTCACGAGTACCGCCGGCACTTCCCCAGCGAGATGAAGGATCACAACTCCCACGACATCCTGCTGCTGTGCACCGGCTGCCACGCCGCCTCCAATCTGCACGACGCCGTCCTCAAGCAGCAGCTGGCCGACGCCTTCGCCGCCCCGCAGGGTTGCGAGGAGGGAGTGCGGCCCATGGAGGACCCGGAGCGGCGGCGGGTGCGCTCGGCGGCCCGCGCTCTCCTCAGCGCCGGCTGCGGGCTGCCCCAGCGGCGACGGGACGAGCTAAGGGTGCTCGTCAAGAACTTCCTGAACGTGGGGGAGGAGCGAGAGCTGACGGAGGAGGAGCTTCGGCGGGCCGCCGCTTTGGAGACCAGGTGAGCTACCGTACCCGCAGAGTTGGGGTTCAAGCCTTAGGTTTTGGAGCTAAGGTTAGGGTTTCTTAATTAAGGCTTCAAATTAGGTTTCCAAggatgggttagggtttgaaaattggggtttcaaaccaAGTTTAGGGTTTTAAGCAAAAGATAGGGTTTCAATCcggggttaggttttcaagataagatttgggtttcaaatgtggggtttcaaaacaagcttgggttaggatttcaagattATATTAAATTccatttcaaattaggattacAATCAtttaattagggtttcaagcaaagattggggtttcaagcctgggttaatGTTCCAAATTAGGGATCCAAGCCTGGGTTAGTTTCAATGAACGACTTCAAGctttggttagggtttcaagacttaATTAAGGCTTCAAATTAGGTTTCCAAGCctaggttagggtttgaaagtagTGTTTCAgatcagggttagggttccgAACAAAGATTAGGGTTTAAATCCTGGGTTATGTTTTCTAGATGAGATTTGTGTTTCAAAAcatggttaaggtttcaaattaggcttcCAAGCTTCGGTTAGGGATTCAGACATGACAGACGTTTCAAGACGTGActaaggtttcaaatttggattCCCATcttggattagggtttcaagcctggattAGTGTTCCAAATTAAGGACCCAAGACTGTGTTTGTTTCAATTTAGAATTTCAGGCAAAGATTCAGGTTTCAAGAcgaggtttgggtttcaagacaAGATCAAGGTTTTTACATTAGGTTTCCAAGCCTGGGTTAAGGTTtgagattagggtttcaaattagggttccaaACAAAGATTAAGATTTAAAAGATGGTATaccatttcaaattagggtttcaatccAGGTTTAGGTTCAATTAGCAGTTTTTAAATTTGGCTAAGGGTTTAAAGGTAGTGTTCCGGAGCCAGTGTTTGGGTTTCactttagggtttcaaaccagggttgaGGTTTCAAATGCGGTTGTCAAGAAATCAaaggtctctctctctcgctcatcAGGATTTTAAACGAGGCGTACGTGCCTCACGGCCTGAAGGTGGTGCGCGCCTACGCCGAGCGAGGCCCGCACGGCCTGATGGAACTGGAGCGGTGCTGGAGGCAGCACTTCCTGTCCGCCATGCGCCCCAAACACCTTCCGCCGCTCTGGTGCGTGCAGCACAACCACCTCAAGCTGCTCCGCAAGTACGGAGACAACCTTCCCGTCAAACTCGACTGAATGGCACGGACCGCCGCGTAGCAATCACCACGTCGCggtaggattatttttttttgcttgttttaaagATGGAACCCAACTCATTTGGGAAATTTACAAAgagcttttttttatatatatatatataaatagcaGCCTGCTCTTACTTTAGTCATAGCAGGTTAGCGGCTAACGCTAATGAGGCTCGTCCCTAAAGTTTTTCTGTCGCTCCCGCCCACTTCTTTTCTATTGTCAGTCAATCGTTCAAGTTGCGCTCTTTAAAAATGTCATCTCTTTAAGATCCCCTTTAATTTATTCCAAGATGAGATTTGGGTCAGCTGTCACAGTGAGGAGGGaacaacatgcacacacacacgacacaatgcaaaatgtgtaCGTTTCTTGTTGTCCCCGCCCGCTTTTTTTCCACTATTGTCCTTTTCAGTCAATAGATTAATTTCAGCTCTTCAAAATTTCATCttctttcatttatttgagATTTTGACCAGCTCTCTCAGGGCAACGCTAAATGCTCTGCCCTTAATGTTTCTAGTCTCCCGCCCACTCCCCTCGACTGTTGTCCTTTCAGTCAATAGATCTTGTTGCGCTCTTTCAAATAATCAGCTTTTTTGATcccttttcacttttttcaaGATGACATTTTCACCAGCTCTCGCTGTGGGCGGCCGGCGGACAGTAATGCTTTAATTGTCGCTCCCACccactttttttccctgacTATTGTCCTTTTCAGTCAATAGATCAAGTTCCGGTCTTGAAAATTTCCACTTCTTTGATACCCTTTGATTTATTTCAAGGTGAGATTCTGACAAGCTCTTGCAAGGAGGGGGGCAAGGTTGATGGTACATCCTGAGtccctacttttatttcaatCAGATcatattaaaaatgtcatttgttttgatccccttcagttttttttcaagatgagatttttttttggggggggggcagcggCATGCAGAAACTGTCCATATTTCAGTCAATAGATCAAGTTGGGGTCTTTAAAAGTTTCAGCGGGGGGAGCGACGCTAACGCCTAGCTCGTGCGCAAAACGCTTCCCTTCCCATTTGCGGGACGCCTTCCGAGGTCCATGTTCTAGTAGGCCTCCTAGTCCCGACGTACCCCAAACGCACCACTAGCTCGTTTAGCGCGATGAAGGCGACCCTCGGAAGCGGAGAGAAAGCAGTATCTTTGtaaatatgaatgaaatacTATTAATAAAGTTTCTAATGAAATTCAAAGACAAAAAGTGtcacattcacttttttttattcttttgtacAAAATCACAGTTTTCATAAATAGTCTGTAAAagcagtaaaaaacaaaaacaaaaaaacaagtggtACGAATCGCTTGAGGcgatcacattttttattgttgttgacaATCCAAGCTACGCTGGTTTAAGGCCTCTAGATTTTGGCATGAGAACAATCAGTCCCTGGAAATATTTCCCAAAGAGGACTGCGAGAGATCATTTCCAAACGGTCAGTGTCGGACACGACGGCGACAATGGCACACGAGGCGGCTCTTTCCAGAAGGGCTTCCATTAGACTGACGccgttttctttttaacaaagtGGCGTTGGCAAGGAGTGAAAAAGTCACtctgacatctttttttttttttttttcttcttctttctctccATACTGCATTCCCTTGAAAACCTCCGGTCGAAACCCTGGATGATGTTTCTGAACGAGGTTTTGCGTGCTAAAGTACTGCATATTCTTACTGCGACCATTCAAAAAGTGATCATGTGGGAAGTCACAGGGGAGTCCTGAAGGGGTTCAGTCCAAGTCTCACACAGAGACAAGTCTGATGTGGTAGTGAAAAGTTGTTCAGtcgcaatttttttgtcttaggTTTTAAAGTTGCACCACCACCTTTTTTgcccaaaaaaaccccacaaatttgggggaaatttaATGGATGGAGAAAAAGATTGTCACGTTAACAAAAGCTTCCAAATGACCAACAGAAGTATGGAGGGATTTGGTTCCTGGTCTTAGTCTTGGTTTAGTCCAAATCTCGTACAGAAACAAGTCTAGAGAAACTCATGAGTCACATTGTGCAAGTCCACCAAAAGTTCCAAGGTACTAAATGACATAACGTGGTCCAGGTCTCAAAGCAAATGCCAGAGTCTTAACCAAAGTCCAAAGTCATTCGGATCCAGTTTCACATGAGTGATTTGGTCCAACTCCTGGGGGGAGTCCTAAAGGTTTTAGTTCCAAGAAACAAGCCCAGAAACAAGTGTCTAGGAACTAGAGGGTCACTTGGTTAGTCTACTATAAGTCCCAAGGTACTAAATGATTTGAAACTTGTATAAAAGGTGGTCCAAGTCTCAAGCAAATGCCTGAGTCATGGTCCTGAGTTTGCGACCCATTCCAAAGTTACTTGGATCAAGTCTCACATTTCATTTCAGGGGAGTCCTGAAGGGTTTAGTCCAAGTCTCTTTTGGTTGGTTCAAGTCTTCCACAACTTGTTTTATGCAACATCCACATCATTTGGTCCGAGTCTAAGATTAAGAAGTCCCGAGTGATTTAGTCCTTGCTTTAAGCAAGTCGTAAATACTTTAGTTTATAGGTTGTGTTTGAGTCTTGCGCATAACCCAAATCATTTGATCTCATAAAAGTTCAATCCGAGTCCTAAATCTTTTGGTCAAAGTGTCTTTCAACTTCTATGTCTCGAGTCACTTGGTTCAAGTCTTTGGCCCCCGAGTCTTAACCAAAGTCCCAAGTGATTCCCAAAGTTTCTAGAAAGTCCAAAGCCATTCGGATCAAGTCTCACATGAGTCATTTGGCGCAGGTCTCAGGGGAGTCGTGAAGGGTTTTAGTCCAAGTACAATGCAGATCTCAAGCAAGTTGTATGTGAGCTGCATATTTTTGGGTCCGAGTTTTGTGTCTAGTGTCACTTGGTTTAAGTGTTGGGCCCCGAGTCTTAACCAAGGTTCCAAGTTATTCTCAAAGTTGCTAGCAAGTCCAAAGTCATTAGGATCAAGTCTCACATGTCCTTCTCAAGGGAGTCCTAAAAGGTTTAGTTGGAGTCTTGTTTCAAGTTCCCAAGTTACTTGGACATTTCATGCAAGTTCCACATCATTTAGTCTCAAACAAATGCTGTATTAAGAACCTTGCCTAGTGATTTAGTCCTGGTCTTAAGCAAGTCAAAAATGGTTTAGTTCCATGTCTCGTACATATCCGACGTCATTTGATCTCATGAAAGTTCTATGCAGGTTGAAAATCTTGTGGTCCGACTGTCATTTAAGTCCTGGGTCTCGAGTCGTCTGGGTCCGGAGAGTCAAAAGTCACAAATGATTCATGAGTTGCTAGCAAGTCTAAAGTCGTTCGGCCTGGGTTTCAGGGGAGTCCTGAAGTGTTTATAGTCCAAGTACTGTGTAGATTCCACATCATTTGGACTCTCACGCATGTGCCAAGTCCTTTGGTCCAAGTCTACATAATTCCCAAGTTACTTTGTCCACGATTCATGCAAGTCGATTTAGTCCAAGTCTCCACGCCCACATCTCTTCAGAACAACAAAACTAAAGCAATGAAAGCGACATCACCCAACAACAAGCAAGATCCTCCTGTTACTCTGCCTTCTCCTTCATTCCGGAGACATTATTGCTTTACAAAAAACATCCAACATGGTTGTCGTCGCTCTCTCCAggaactttgtttttcacagctTGAGCTACGATGCGTCTAGTAGTGGTCCGGGTTTCCCGAGAGGATCCGAGCGTTGCTGGTGTGTTTGTGGGGGCAAGGGCAACAAGTTCTTTGGAGTTAGTTTGACTTGAAACATTGGCACACGTTATCAAAATAAATACCCTGGAAGCTTGGCActgctggggaaaaaataaaaaaataaaaataaaaaatactacgGAAACCATAGCGCTCCTATTCAAATAAACTTTTTCAGCACAAAGGTACACAATAATAAGGTATCTTAACACCTAATGGACTATCAATAGTGCTTCTTCTTTGTCATATTTCCTTATCGTATTCCAAACGCACAATCAAAATAAATCGGCGTATCAAGTACCTTCCGTTTTCAATTGGCACCACTCCCCGCttcccaaaaaatacataaaaacttgtttttgctttaactcgaacaaaaaaaaaagccttttttttttttttttaaatgtattaacttTAGACTCTAAACACGTTTTGTTCCTCGACATTTCAGAGAAACAAAACCTGTGAATCAGAAGAAGGAACGCATAATTGCTATTGTCCAATCGCATTGTTTTCAACTCGTTTATGTCCACACAAAACACCACGTGGCCTAGTAGACAATGGCATTATTTTCATTCTTCTTTCAAACATTGTGCAGTAAGTCCATACAGTATGGcgcaaatacagtgaacccttgccATTCACGGGGTGATAGAGACCGAGCCCTGCTACGAAATCTGCAAGATATTGAGGCAAAAAATGAagtatgaaaaatgtgttttttgttagattggaaaaacaaatgaccaaaaaaaagtcactttttccACTGCCAAATGAAAAGAACGACCGATGCATGGATTAAAATCTTCCTAGCAACAGACAAAAGTCAAGCTTTTGGTTGGCTCAGCTGGGAGTTCCTACATCCTGGTGGAGCCTCACAGGTGACTCCCTAAGGCGCTGCTGACAGGCTGGTCCGGGGCCCTCCCGAGGGGGCCTGCCGATGGTCCCTGCAGCCGCTGTAGCTCCAGGATGCTGTCGATGGCGCTCTGCAGATGTTCGCTGAGCACGATGTCTTCCTCCAGGGAGCTGAGGGGTGGCGGCACGTCCAACCTGAGGCATTTGACCCTGGGGGTGTCCTGCGGGGGAGGCGCCGGAAgatggtttttctttttggattCCACTCCATTGGGGATCTTGTCTTCGCGTCGAGGATGCCGTGACACTCCGTTGGCCCCGCCGCCACCGTTGGAGAGCTGCCCCACGTGGTGCCGCTTGGGACCAGAGTCGGCGATGGAGCTGCGCACCACCTTGCGGTAGCCGCACTCTTGCTTGATGGTGAGCCTGAGCGCCCCGCGTGAGCTGGAACGGTACGTCTTGAGTCCAGGCGGGCGGTCTGACAGTCTAGTCCAGGCTGGGACACAGGCCTGGGCTGGTGGTGGAGGCTGTAAGGACCCCGAGCGGTGTGAGGAAGATGCTGATGAGGTCAAGGACATCAGGAAAGACTCTGAAATGGCAATTTGAGTTCTTTATCAATGCAGAATTTTCTCATGATTATCATGTGACAGGAAACCGCGAGGCAGTACATTGGTgtgcacatctgcttcacatttTTCAGGTTCAGCGTTTGACTCTCTGCTCCACCCTTCCTCTGGACAGAAAGCTTCAGTTAGAGAAAGCCGAGCTAACCAGAAACATTAGTCTCATAAATCCGTGGCAACGGGAAACAATGTAAAAACCCACCGCATAAGTCGAATCAAGCCCTGCTAAGGGGAAACTGCGAGAATCTGCCGCATTGAACGCACCAGTTGGGTCAAGCCATGTTATTGGGAAAGAGTGAAAACGCCCCAGCGTTGAACGCATCTTTTGGATTGAGACACGCTAAcaggaaacaaagaaaatagTCGCATAAAGCCACGCAAATGGGGAAACTGAAAAACGCAACATTGAATGCATCAGGCAGCGAGAGACACTTAAACGGGAGCCTGCGAAAACCTCTGCACATCAGTCGGATAGTCGCGCTACGagggaaatggaaaaacagaCTCATTGATGCTAAACACGCTAAAGGGAAATGATCGTATTTCAGTGATTTTTGCGTGTCGCTTACCTGGGTCTTTGTTTGCCCGCTGCCTGTCCTCTCCCAGGGAAAAGCGCTCCGCCTGCAGGAAGAGACGCTCCAGCATCACCATCTCAGCGGACGGACTCTCCTGCTGCGAGAAAGTtcggttttctttttgtttttttcccaccaggGCACACACTAACAAAATAGGTTAAATTGGTTCTTTTTGTTTACCCATGTTTCCCTGACCAGTAGCTGCCTGTATTTGTTCACCATGTCCTTGGTGCGCTTCAGCAGGAACCCCGACACAGTGTCAAACTCCTGGTCCACTGCAGGAGGCACCAAATCAGTGACATTCAGAAATGATGTACAGTAATCCCGCAGTCATTTGTGGGGCACACAGACCGAGCCCAACTATGAATAGCAAAAAGTAAACGCTAGTAATTAACCCTGCCTGACCTAAAAATACCTAGATTAATAGTCTAaatcagaggtgtcaaactcatgtttCGTCATGCAACATTGTTACGggttccctcagagggctgttaggACTGCAGAgaacatactgtagatgtatTATAAGCTCGTCatactgtattacatttttgacaGCTTGAATATGGCAagcaaatatttcaatattaacagaaaataacATGTTAAGGGACTTGGTGCTCGTAAAACAGATGAAAGGGGCAAAAAATTGCATATTCAGAACACATTGTCAGAGTATAAATAACACATTCATTTAGCAAGAAACGCGAAGCAGCTAAATTGCTGTGCAGACTCTCCTAAcatccactaacaacccaggctaaatttagctcctccccgacatacaaagctcTCGTCTCAGTCTCGATGACTGGAGATGCATCACTTAACGCACTTCCTGGAGAGTCATTCCTATTAAggcagggctttggcgccatcttgtggcatattaAAGCATTACAGAAATTACAAAAGCCAATAATGGAGGATGGGTtcccccaaaaacatgaatgaggGATTACTCTCTGTGCTTCAACATGCACAATGGCGATGTCGGCCGACCTAAAGCGAAGTCCTCCTGAGAGGGTGTGTGTCCAGCACAGACGTGGTACGGCAACAGGCGGCGGGCAGCATCCGTCAGGGTGCGGAAGGCCGGGCCGGTGCGCGGGTGCTGGACCGCCAGATGGTCCGAGCAAAGCAGCTGTTGGAACCTGAGGGACAGTCCAGATGTTTTTGTCTCGAAACACAAGATGTTTAGGGTATACAGGTCTTTTTCATAGTGTTTGACAACAATAGGCGCCAGGGTACTTCCGGGTGACTGAAAAGTGATGACTAccactgacctgaactgaaacatTGGAAAACCCTTGTGTTTCCGCTTGTGCTGCCAAATCTATCTCAAAAGGCTCAGGgttttttcttctctccttcAGAAAATCTAAACGATTCCAAGGGAAACGATGGATGAGGAGCATAAATTGAGTAGTGTCAAAAGAGCACATTTGTGCCATTAATCAGAGGAACAGCAAAGACAATTAATTAGCCAGTCCttcaatgatcatgttaactgTCAGAATTTCTACCATGTCTATTTGTTAATCTACTTACCTGTTGAATTGTAAATTAATGCTGGAATTCCGTCTCTCGTCAAAGCAATTGACCGCAAATGACATGtttttgactgacacttcacacatttgGTAGAGAAATGGGCTCAAATAATCATTTCAGCCATTGAACCCTGTTTTCTTCATCGCTCCGTCTTTTTCAAATGACACGTAAAGGTTGGTTCACTAGTGGTGCCACAAAGATTGCGTCACCtcttgccacccggaagtacgtGCGATGTCGTGGTGAAAAGATCTATTTGG carries:
- the exd2 gene encoding exonuclease 3'-5' domain-containing protein 2 isoform X2, which encodes MAHRGPLVAVITTLLGATFGGLLVWRAFSTKRKRPPSVQREPPLPVAAEADRRPLHEEFEAAACEKTRAAPPLCIPSSEQLLATTPMMVSEKGRPQVVSLLQMASYSGRCVLVRLPAFGDAQLPPDLMEVLRDPHVLKAGVGCHDDGKRLTRDYGVSLTSTVDLRHLALRQKQVPVSNGLGLKSLSADVLNVSLDKSLELRCSDWEADKLTPEQMTYAARDAQVSVALFFHLLGLRPEADPACTHGLSYAVLAARCQGLFDVPFRGRGADERSDVGNGSTERTTRMRRPLMGTSSSPESGDLQIPDPRKNNKRKPLGVGYSARKSPLYDNCYLHAPDGQPLCTCDKKKAKWYLDKGIGVLQSEDPFVVRLLFEPSGRPDSQQDYYLTAKENLCVVCGRADSYIRKNIVPHEYRRHFPSEMKDHNSHDILLLCTGCHAASNLHDAVLKQQLADAFAAPQGCEEGVRPMEDPERRRVRSAARALLSAGCGLPQRRRDELRVLVKNFLNVGEERELTEEELRRAAALETRILNEAYVPHGLKVVRAYAERGPHGLMELERCWRQHFLSAMRPKHLPPLWCVQHNHLKLLRKYGDNLPVKLD
- the exd2 gene encoding exonuclease 3'-5' domain-containing protein 2 isoform X1, coding for MAHRGPLVAVITTLLGATFGGLLVWRAFSTKRKRPPSVQREPPLPVAAEADRRPLHEEFEAAACEKTRAAPPLCIPSSEQLLATTPMMVSSLEEWRQLWPPMQEDLAAVPVLGLDCEWVSEKGRPQVVSLLQMASYSGRCVLVRLPAFGDAQLPPDLMEVLRDPHVLKAGVGCHDDGKRLTRDYGVSLTSTVDLRHLALRQKQVPVSNGLGLKSLSADVLNVSLDKSLELRCSDWEADKLTPEQMTYAARDAQVSVALFFHLLGLRPEADPACTHGLSYAVLAARCQGLFDVPFRGRGADERSDVGNGSTERTTRMRRPLMGTSSSPESGDLQIPDPRKNNKRKPLGVGYSARKSPLYDNCYLHAPDGQPLCTCDKKKAKWYLDKGIGVLQSEDPFVVRLLFEPSGRPDSQQDYYLTAKENLCVVCGRADSYIRKNIVPHEYRRHFPSEMKDHNSHDILLLCTGCHAASNLHDAVLKQQLADAFAAPQGCEEGVRPMEDPERRRVRSAARALLSAGCGLPQRRRDELRVLVKNFLNVGEERELTEEELRRAAALETRILNEAYVPHGLKVVRAYAERGPHGLMELERCWRQHFLSAMRPKHLPPLWCVQHNHLKLLRKYGDNLPVKLD